CGGTTTCCGGTATGATGGGCCCAATATCAGTACCACCGGTGTTTCCGGGCCCTATAGTTTAAGTTTTGAAGGCATGTCTGCTGTTTCGGTGTATCAGATTGCACAGGACCCGAATAATTTTGATCGGGTCTATCTGGCGACGGCAAGCGGCCTTGCGGTTACTACGGCATATCTCGATACCACCATTGAGCCGGCGGAAAAGTGGGCGGACCCCCATGGCGCTTATCCGTTGCTTGAAGGCGGGCGGGCTGTTGCAGTAAGCCCCTATGACAGCGCCCTGATTCTTTACGGCGGCGGCAATGGTTTGTATCGCTCTGTAAACGGCGGCATGGATGAAAGCTCGTGGACGCAGTTACCCTATGATCAAATTTCGGGGTATGAATCCGGTCATGTACCAGGAGGCCGCGAGGTAATGCGCTTTGCGTTTTATTCTGCAGATTCGGTCTTTGCTGCATTCAGGGCATCGGGACAACTTGACAGAGGGTATTTGTTCCTTTCGGTTGACTCCGGCGCCACCTGGTCGGTCCATCCGGAATTCAGGCAGGCGGTCAATACGGTCGTTGTGGGTATCGACAGTGCAACCGGCGAGAAAGCGATATACGTGGGGACCGGCTATACCTCGGGCTACCTGTACCGGAGCTTTGACGGCGGCGTTACCTGGGATTCTACTGCCGGGCCCTATAATGACGGCCAGATTCAGAATACCGGCGATCCCGGCAACGAACCGGTACGCACGATTTCGGTTGTCAACGGCCAGATCGATACGCTGGTTGTGGGCGGCGCATTCAAAGTAGCTGTTTCATTCGACCGGGGTGTAACGCTCAATGATTCGATTACTTCGGAAGTGCCCGGCGGCGGGAACGGTATTACCTGCTCTGCAATTAACAAGCACCACAGCGATTCGATCTTTTTCGGGATGCAGAATAAAATCCTGCTCCTTCGTCTGGATTCAATGCACCTGAGCCAGTATTTCGTTGGTATTGCCGGCGAAGGGATTTATGACCTTCACTATGACGACCTGATGATGGCGTCTTCGCAGGGGTGTTTCGATATCAAAGCCATGGAGGGAGGAATTACCCCCATACTTCATGGTCCGGCACTCGTTCGCCCTGAGATGCGGCTTGGTCCTGCACTGATCATGCCCGGCAAGACAATCGTGCCTTATTATCTGCCCGGTAAAGGTGCAACGAAACTGCAGCTCTTCACCTTGACAGGGCGTAATGTGGCGACCTTTGTCGACGGCATGATGCCGGCAGGTTCTCATAAGCTTGAACTGAGCCATACCTCAACAGGAAGCGGGATGCTTATTCTCAAGCTCAGGCAGGCCGATCAGGTGCGGTGCATGAAATTGCCGATAGCGAAGTAGCATTGTTTGTTCTATAAAACGTGAAGCGAGGGAGCGGCTATTCGCGGCTTCCTCGCTATTTGTCAATGGTATCGGACCTGTACACTCACATCGACTGTCTGAAAATCACCCTCCCCGGCTCTTCGACCGGTCGTTTGCGGAAGGGAATGAGGCGCATGTTGGCGATAAAACCGAGCATGCGGCCGGCAAGAGACCGGATACCGAAATCAAAGCTGGTCAGGCCCTCAACAAGTGATTCGCTGCTGTTGTCAAATCCCATGACCGCTGTTTTTTCGGGGACATTCACTCCGGCTGCTTTGCAGAATGAGATCGCCTGCAGGGCAACCCAGTCGTTGGCACAGATCCAGAGTGAAATGTTTTTGTACGTGAGCGCTTTTGCAAAAATCGCTTTCATCTTTCCGGCAAGCACCGCTCCGGGCAATGCTTTAATGGGTATTTCGTACCTGAAAAGATGCTCGAGTGCATCCCCGAATTCGACAGGATTGGATTTTCTCCATGCCGTAAATGCTTCGTTGAGCGGTTTATAGTTGCACCGTTCCTGTGATTCCTTGAAATAATAACCATAGATATTTGACGGTTTGTTAAGCGTAAAGGCCTGAATCGAACGCTCTGTATTGCCGGTAAGGAACGCCTGTTGCAATCCTTTCAGGCGGTTGCGCGACCAGGAGGATTCATGGAACGGCGAGATCCAGGCGATATGACGGTGTCCTGCCTGCAATGCGGCATTGCCGGCAATCAGGCCGGCTTTCTTTGATGTTGCGCAGGAGAAAAAGCGGACATGCGGTTTGCTCAAAAAGGGGGGCAATGTCGTATCGCCGGCCGTGTTGAATACGGAGATCGGCTTGGTAATATGGGATAACCACCGCTCGACAAGCCTGCTTCCGACAGTCTGGTATCCGACAAGATGAATATACCCGGCAACCTGGTCTGAATCGGTCAGGTGAAAGGGTTTTGTTTCGCCATATAGCACAAAAGGTACAGTGGCGGAATCCGGGTCAGTGTAATCTTCGATATGCGACTCGTGAAGGCTGAAATAGCCGATCAGCTCGATATGTAATCCAAGCCTGTCCGATTCCAGTTCCAGAAGACGGATCATATCCGGGATAAAGCCCT
The Chitinivibrionales bacterium genome window above contains:
- a CDS encoding GntR family transcriptional regulator, whose amino-acid sequence is MKSTKKPAVQKAYTSIFKGISSGDYAPHQPLPSLSTLASEIGVSRNSVLSALKKLSEDSIVVSKRGAGYFPMDRPGTDLVNETCFEPQIGAEFNTIERIVSQIKQDIADGAFSRKDKLPSLKSMCATYATSYPSMKAALSVLADECLIQIQGSRRRIVLNKKQGNCKRVRILTLLQYDGKIPSEGFIPDMIRLLELESDRLGLHIELIGYFSLHESHIEDYTDPDSATVPFVLYGETKPFHLTDSDQVAGYIHLVGYQTVGSRLVERWLSHITKPISVFNTAGDTTLPPFLSKPHVRFFSCATSKKAGLIAGNAALQAGHRHIAWISPFHESSWSRNRLKGLQQAFLTGNTERSIQAFTLNKPSNIYGYYFKESQERCNYKPLNEAFTAWRKSNPVEFGDALEHLFRYEIPIKALPGAVLAGKMKAIFAKALTYKNISLWICANDWVALQAISFCKAAGVNVPEKTAVMGFDNSSESLVEGLTSFDFGIRSLAGRMLGFIANMRLIPFRKRPVEEPGRVIFRQSM